The Streptomyces noursei ATCC 11455 sequence CTCGCCCAACTCCCGGAAGACCGCGCTGTTCAGCGCGAACGCGCGCTTGCACTCGTCGATCACGCGCTGCTTCTCCAGGTCGTCCACCGGCAGCCCGTCCAGCAGTTCGCGGTACTCGCGCTTGAAGGCGGCGGGGTTGCCGATGCCCTCGAAGACGTAGAACCGGACGCCGTCGCCCTTGCGCGCGAAGCCCCAGGTCTTCTCGGCGGTGCCGCGGATGATCTGGCCGCCGGAGAGATCGCCGAGGTAGCGGGTGTAGTGATGGGCGACATAGCCGGCCGGCCAGTCGCGGGCGCAGTCGGCTATCCGCTCGGCGTAGGCGGCGGTGGCCGGCAGCGGCACGAGGCCGGCACGCCAGTCCGGGCCGCCGAGGTGGGCCAGATCGCGCTCCAGCTCGACGGTGCGGGCCAGCTCCGGGCGGAGGAAGGGGCCCGCGACCCGGTCCGCGGCGAGCTCCTGCGGGACGTCCTCCAGCGCGCGGTAGACGAACCACAGCTGCTCGGTGTAGCGCCGGTAGGCGGCGACGCCGAGCTCGCCGCCCAGCAGGTGGCTCATGAACGCGGAGTTCTCGGCCTCG is a genomic window containing:
- a CDS encoding biliverdin-producing heme oxygenase produces the protein MEASSPTPSFSAAIRTASHEQHTEAENSAFMSHLLGGELGVAAYRRYTEQLWFVYRALEDVPQELAADRVAGPFLRPELARTVELERDLAHLGGPDWRAGLVPLPATAAYAERIADCARDWPAGYVAHHYTRYLGDLSGGQIIRGTAEKTWGFARKGDGVRFYVFEGIGNPAAFKREYRELLDGLPVDDLEKQRVIDECKRAFALNSAVFRELGEEFPRTA